From a region of the Pontibacillus yanchengensis genome:
- the spoIIID gene encoding sporulation transcriptional regulator SpoIIID, producing the protein MHDYIKERTIKIGKYIVETRKTVRVIAKEFGVSKSTVHKDLTERLPEINPELANEVKEILDYHKAIRHLRGGEATKNKYKLKPVKEEPANTAG; encoded by the coding sequence GTGCACGATTACATCAAAGAACGTACTATCAAGATTGGGAAATATATCGTGGAGACGAGAAAAACCGTTCGAGTTATTGCAAAGGAGTTTGGTGTATCCAAAAGTACCGTTCACAAAGATTTAACAGAACGTTTACCCGAAATCAATCCGGAATTGGCAAACGAAGTAAAAGAAATTTTGGACTATCATAAAGCGATTCGACATCTTAGAGGTGGTGAAGCAACGAAGAACAAATATAAGTTAAAACCGGTGAAGGAGGAGCCTGCAAATACGGCCGGATAA